A genomic stretch from Sinorhizobium terangae includes:
- a CDS encoding CGNR zinc finger domain-containing protein, producing MSFTWTAHRFSGGALALDIANSVVLRFDPERRIDRFADPAAMDSFAEAASLYSAERERFGTLAPAPPENRKSLIGLREATDRHFRAQVEAEDRPDLLAGLLEAIAAVLRRPAGNSRGISLDVATAHSALSLIANPEPDRLKICPNCCWLFLDRSRNKSRTWCDMAVCGNRTKARRHYRRNRQGVQP from the coding sequence ATGAGCTTCACTTGGACCGCACATAGATTCTCGGGCGGCGCGCTGGCGCTGGATATCGCCAATTCCGTGGTTCTGCGCTTCGATCCCGAGCGTCGGATCGACCGCTTCGCGGATCCCGCGGCGATGGACTCCTTTGCCGAGGCCGCAAGTCTCTACAGCGCCGAAAGGGAGCGTTTCGGCACGCTTGCTCCCGCGCCGCCGGAGAACCGGAAATCACTCATCGGATTGCGCGAGGCGACGGACCGCCATTTTCGGGCGCAAGTCGAGGCCGAAGACCGGCCTGATCTGCTGGCAGGCCTGCTCGAGGCGATTGCCGCCGTCTTGCGTCGGCCAGCGGGCAACAGCCGAGGCATATCGCTCGATGTGGCGACGGCGCATTCGGCACTCAGCCTTATCGCCAATCCCGAGCCGGACCGCCTGAAGATATGCCCCAATTGCTGCTGGCTGTTTCTCGACCGCAGCCGCAACAAAAGCCGCACCTGGTGCGACATGGCGGTCTGCGGCAACCGCACGAAGGCAAGGCGTCATTATCGCCGCAACAGGCAGGGAGTTCAGCCATGA
- a CDS encoding branched-chain amino acid ABC transporter permease — MAYFLQQIANAVPVAALYAALAFGYAIAFAVTRRADLTYGALFAFAGQMFVLFADFGWDRLWLVLPAALGVGAAAALTFGLGAGLVAGRYVMRPLAFSSANAVVVASLGSLLVLMETARLASDTRNLWLPPFLNQVIVFWPSPEFPVALTAVQLINTALMVALVAGGHWLLTHSYAGRYWRAVSEDREAAALCGIDPATVYIFAYGTASLIAAFCGILAASYYGNMDFGTGLTFGVKVLFIAAIGGQTAPLFAALGAAGVGLLETLWSAYGPILWRDFAIFGFLVIVLVVTRREKVIP, encoded by the coding sequence ATGGCCTACTTTCTTCAGCAGATAGCCAACGCCGTACCCGTCGCCGCGCTCTATGCGGCGCTGGCCTTCGGCTACGCGATTGCCTTTGCCGTTACCCGGCGGGCAGACCTCACCTATGGCGCGCTCTTTGCGTTCGCCGGTCAGATGTTCGTGCTTTTCGCAGATTTCGGCTGGGATCGGCTCTGGCTGGTCCTGCCGGCCGCACTTGGTGTCGGGGCGGCGGCGGCACTCACATTCGGGCTTGGCGCCGGTCTGGTCGCCGGGCGCTATGTCATGCGGCCGCTGGCGTTTTCCTCGGCCAATGCCGTCGTCGTCGCTTCGCTCGGCAGTCTGCTGGTGCTCATGGAAACGGCACGGCTCGCCTCTGACACGCGCAACCTGTGGCTGCCGCCCTTCCTGAATCAGGTCATCGTGTTCTGGCCCAGCCCCGAGTTTCCGGTGGCACTGACCGCCGTCCAGCTCATCAACACCGCGCTGATGGTGGCGCTGGTCGCCGGCGGTCATTGGTTGCTCACCCATTCCTATGCGGGGCGCTACTGGCGCGCCGTTTCGGAAGATCGCGAGGCCGCAGCGCTTTGCGGCATCGACCCTGCAACGGTCTATATCTTTGCCTATGGCACGGCGTCGCTGATTGCTGCGTTCTGCGGAATCCTTGCCGCTTCCTACTATGGCAACATGGATTTCGGGACGGGTCTGACCTTCGGCGTCAAGGTCCTGTTCATTGCCGCAATCGGGGGGCAGACAGCACCACTGTTCGCCGCCCTCGGAGCAGCCGGGGTTGGCCTGCTCGAAACGCTGTGGAGCGCCTACGGCCCGATCCTGTGGCGGGATTTCGCTATCTTCGGCTTTCTGGTGATCGTGCTGGTCGTGACGCGCCGGGAAAAGGTCATTCCCTGA
- a CDS encoding molybdenum cofactor biosynthesis protein MoaE: MTSPVTVRVQREDFDLAAEVSALSRDRADIGAVVTFSGLCRDEAGALSALELEHYPGMAEAEIERICREAIKRFGLQAATAIHRFGKIMPGENIVLVVTASSHRQAAFDGANFIMDFLKTSAPFWKKEHHADGSAGGWVSAKDADDTARDRWSQKM, translated from the coding sequence ATGACTTCCCCCGTCACCGTGCGCGTCCAGCGCGAAGACTTCGACCTCGCCGCCGAAGTTTCCGCGCTTTCTCGCGACCGCGCGGATATTGGGGCGGTTGTGACGTTCTCGGGGCTTTGCCGCGACGAGGCGGGCGCACTTAGCGCGCTTGAGCTGGAGCATTATCCCGGCATGGCCGAGGCGGAAATCGAACGCATTTGCCGTGAGGCGATCAAGCGTTTCGGCCTGCAGGCGGCGACAGCCATTCATCGCTTCGGCAAGATCATGCCGGGCGAAAATATCGTGCTTGTGGTGACGGCCTCGTCGCACCGACAGGCGGCCTTCGACGGCGCCAACTTTATCATGGATTTCCTGAAGACATCGGCCCCCTTCTGGAAGAAGGAGCACCATGCCGATGGCAGCGCCGGCGGCTGGGTCAGCGCCAAGGACGCCGACGACACCGCCCGGGACCGCTGGTCGCAAAAGATGTGA
- the moaD gene encoding molybdopterin converting factor subunit 1, whose amino-acid sequence MNTINLVYFSWVRERIGKGEETLELPANVVTVADLLAHLKTLGEQYDAALEHQNVIRAAINQEHVDHDEPIAGAREIALFPPMTGG is encoded by the coding sequence ATGAATACGATCAACCTCGTCTATTTTTCCTGGGTGCGGGAACGTATCGGCAAGGGTGAGGAAACGCTGGAGCTTCCGGCGAATGTGGTGACCGTCGCCGATCTGCTTGCGCATCTGAAAACGCTCGGCGAGCAATACGATGCGGCGCTCGAACATCAGAACGTCATTCGCGCGGCGATCAACCAGGAGCATGTCGACCACGATGAGCCAATTGCCGGCGCACGTGAGATCGCCCTCTTCCCGCCGATGACCGGCGGTTGA
- the pgsA gene encoding CDP-diacylglycerol--glycerol-3-phosphate 3-phosphatidyltransferase, whose amino-acid sequence MPTPIAYSVPNLLTYFRILIVPLIVFCFFVEGRLHSSDFARWTALVLFITASITDFFDGYLARIWKQTSNIGRMLDPIADKLLVASILLLVAADGTIAGWSIWAAIIILCREILVSGLREYLAALKVSVPVTRIAKWKTTIQMVAIAFLLAGPAGDKVVPYITEAGIVLLWIAAAITLYTGYDYFRAGLKHVVNE is encoded by the coding sequence ATGCCAACGCCCATCGCCTATAGCGTCCCGAATCTGCTGACCTATTTCCGTATCCTGATCGTGCCGCTGATCGTTTTCTGCTTCTTCGTCGAGGGTCGCCTCCACAGCTCGGATTTCGCACGCTGGACCGCGCTCGTCCTGTTCATCACCGCATCGATTACGGATTTCTTCGATGGCTATCTTGCGCGCATCTGGAAGCAGACGTCGAATATCGGCCGGATGCTGGATCCGATCGCCGACAAGCTCCTGGTCGCGTCGATCCTGCTTCTCGTTGCCGCCGACGGCACGATCGCAGGCTGGTCGATCTGGGCCGCGATCATCATTCTCTGCCGCGAGATTCTCGTATCCGGCCTGCGCGAATATCTGGCTGCGCTGAAGGTCAGCGTGCCGGTAACACGCATCGCAAAGTGGAAGACGACGATCCAGATGGTGGCGATTGCCTTCCTGCTGGCCGGGCCGGCCGGTGACAAGGTCGTTCCCTATATCACCGAGGCCGGCATTGTGCTTCTGTGGATCGCGGCTGCAATCACCCTCTATACCGGCTATGATTATTTCCGAGCCGGTTTGAAACATGTGGTCAATGAATGA
- the uvrC gene encoding excinuclease ABC subunit UvrC, translated as MNGQTPTDGGILYDGSETDDDDDLLDVTEGERLAPTIDWAENRVETQGLKGAELIQAFVKLLPNGPGVYRMFNDAGDVLYVGKARSLKKRVNNYAQGRGHSNRISRMIRETANMEFVTTRTEIEALLLEANLIKRLRPRFNVLLRDDKSFPYIVVTGDSRAPALFKHRGARSRKGDYFGPFASAGAVGRTINSLQRAFLLRTCTDSVFETRTRPCLLYQIKRCSAPCTGEISDADYAELVREAKDFLSGKSQAVKATIAAAMSEASENLDFERAALYRDRLAALSHVQSYQGINPAGVEEADVFAIHHEGGISCIQVFFFRTGQNWGNRAYFPKADPSLPSSEVLSAFLAQFYDDKPCPRQILLCEAVEEQELLGRALSEKSGYKVSILVPQRGEKKDLVDHALANAREAHGRKLAETASQARLLEGFARTFQLEQVPRRIEIYDNSHIMGTNAVGGMVVAGPDGFVKGQYRKFNIKSTDITPGDDFGMMREVMTRRFSRLLKEEGKPDRSAEPGDDSAFPAWPDVILIDGGQGQMTAVRAILKELDVEDCVTAIGVAKGVDRDAGRERFFAAGRESFTLPPRDPVLYFIQRLRDEAHRFAIGSHRARRKKEMVKNPLDEITGIGPTRKRALLTHFGTAKAVSRAGINDLMAVSGISEAVARLVYEHFHEDGVK; from the coding sequence ATGAACGGGCAGACGCCCACCGATGGCGGCATCCTTTACGACGGCAGCGAAACCGATGACGACGACGATTTGCTCGATGTGACGGAAGGCGAGCGGCTGGCGCCGACGATCGATTGGGCGGAGAACCGCGTCGAAACGCAAGGCCTCAAGGGTGCGGAACTCATTCAGGCCTTCGTCAAGCTTTTGCCGAACGGCCCGGGCGTCTACCGCATGTTCAACGACGCCGGCGACGTGCTCTATGTCGGCAAGGCCCGCAGCCTCAAGAAGCGGGTGAACAACTACGCACAGGGCCGCGGCCATTCCAACCGCATCTCGCGGATGATTCGCGAGACGGCGAACATGGAGTTCGTCACGACGCGGACGGAGATCGAGGCGCTGCTGCTCGAAGCCAATCTCATCAAGCGGCTGCGTCCACGCTTCAACGTGCTTTTGCGCGACGACAAATCCTTCCCCTATATCGTCGTCACTGGCGACAGCAGGGCGCCGGCGCTCTTCAAGCATCGCGGGGCCCGCAGCCGCAAGGGCGATTACTTCGGTCCCTTCGCCTCGGCCGGCGCCGTCGGACGGACGATCAACTCGCTGCAGCGCGCCTTTCTCTTGAGAACCTGCACGGACAGCGTATTCGAGACGCGCACCCGCCCCTGCCTGCTTTACCAAATCAAACGGTGTTCGGCGCCCTGCACTGGCGAAATCAGCGATGCCGACTATGCGGAGCTCGTTCGCGAGGCAAAGGATTTTCTCTCCGGCAAGAGCCAGGCTGTGAAGGCGACGATCGCCGCCGCCATGAGCGAAGCCTCGGAGAATCTCGATTTCGAGCGTGCCGCGCTCTACCGTGATCGCCTCGCGGCGCTGAGCCACGTACAGAGCTATCAGGGCATCAATCCGGCAGGCGTTGAAGAGGCGGACGTCTTCGCGATCCATCACGAAGGCGGGATTTCCTGCATACAGGTCTTCTTCTTCCGGACCGGACAGAACTGGGGAAACCGCGCCTATTTCCCGAAGGCCGATCCGTCGCTTCCTTCGTCGGAGGTCCTCAGCGCCTTTCTCGCCCAGTTCTACGATGACAAACCTTGTCCGCGGCAGATCCTGCTTTGCGAGGCGGTCGAGGAACAGGAGCTGCTCGGTCGGGCGCTCAGCGAGAAATCCGGCTACAAGGTATCGATCCTGGTGCCGCAGCGCGGCGAGAAGAAGGATCTCGTCGATCACGCGCTCGCAAACGCGCGCGAGGCCCATGGCCGCAAGCTTGCCGAGACCGCATCGCAAGCGCGGCTGCTCGAAGGCTTTGCCAGGACCTTCCAACTGGAACAGGTGCCGCGCCGCATCGAGATCTACGACAACTCGCATATCATGGGTACGAATGCCGTCGGAGGCATGGTGGTCGCCGGTCCCGATGGTTTCGTCAAAGGCCAGTACCGCAAGTTCAACATCAAATCGACCGATATCACTCCGGGCGACGACTTCGGGATGATGCGCGAGGTCATGACGCGGCGCTTCTCGCGCCTCCTGAAGGAGGAAGGCAAACCCGATCGCAGCGCTGAACCCGGCGACGACAGCGCATTCCCGGCCTGGCCGGATGTCATCCTGATCGACGGCGGCCAGGGCCAGATGACTGCCGTCCGCGCGATACTCAAGGAACTCGACGTCGAGGACTGCGTAACTGCAATCGGCGTTGCCAAGGGCGTCGATCGCGACGCCGGCCGCGAGCGCTTTTTCGCCGCGGGGCGCGAGAGCTTCACGCTGCCGCCGCGCGATCCGGTCCTCTATTTCATTCAAAGACTGCGCGACGAGGCGCATCGATTCGCCATCGGCTCGCACCGCGCCCGCAGGAAGAAGGAAATGGTCAAAAATCCGCTCGACGAAATCACCGGCATCGGGCCGACGCGCAAGCGCGCGCTGCTCACTCACTTCGGTACGGCCAAGGCGGTTTCCCGGGCCGGCATCAACGACCTGATGGCGGTCAGCGGTATCTCGGAAGCGGTCGCACGCCTCGTCTACGAACACTTTCACGAGGACGGCGTCAAATAA
- a CDS encoding SDR family oxidoreductase, whose product MTRTLKAALVTGGAKRIGKAIVEDLVAHGFAVAIHANGSIAEADALAKSLTAKGAKAVALKADLTDSAAASRIIAEATALLGPLDLLVNNASIFKKDSLEEFDEDVWERHFALHVKAPSLLARDFARQRPDDVSGLIVNIIDQRVWSPNPRFYSYMLSKSALWTATQTMAQALAPHIRVNGIGPGPTLPNERQKQSEFQAQVDALILKRGPALDEFGRAIRFLFDTPSVTGQMIALDGGQHLAWETPDIREIVE is encoded by the coding sequence TTGACGAGAACACTCAAGGCGGCGCTTGTAACCGGCGGCGCCAAGCGCATCGGCAAGGCAATAGTTGAAGATCTCGTCGCGCACGGCTTCGCCGTCGCCATCCATGCAAACGGATCGATCGCCGAAGCAGATGCGCTGGCGAAGAGCCTCACTGCGAAAGGCGCCAAGGCGGTCGCGCTGAAAGCCGACCTCACCGATTCGGCTGCCGCGTCACGGATCATCGCGGAGGCGACGGCTTTGCTTGGTCCGCTCGACCTGCTCGTCAACAATGCCTCGATCTTCAAGAAGGACAGTCTGGAGGAGTTCGACGAGGATGTTTGGGAGCGTCATTTCGCGCTGCACGTCAAGGCCCCTTCCCTGCTTGCGCGCGACTTTGCCCGGCAGCGACCGGACGACGTTTCCGGCCTTATCGTCAACATCATAGACCAGCGCGTCTGGTCTCCAAATCCGCGCTTTTATTCCTATATGCTTTCCAAGTCTGCACTGTGGACGGCAACCCAGACGATGGCGCAGGCGCTTGCCCCGCATATTCGCGTCAACGGCATCGGACCGGGGCCGACACTGCCGAACGAACGGCAGAAACAGAGCGAATTCCAGGCGCAGGTCGACGCCCTGATCCTCAAGCGCGGTCCGGCGCTCGACGAGTTTGGACGCGCGATCCGCTTCCTTTTCGACACGCCGTCGGTTACCGGACAGATGATCGCGCTTGACGGCGGCCAGCACCTTGCCTGGGAGACGCCGGATATTCGGGAGATAGTGGAATGA
- a CDS encoding outer membrane protein: MRTLTTTLMASAMALVALQAAHAADVVEEVPAAPAAEYTEPVTKDWSGAYVGGTASWHHGEADATGGNTSAGFGGGLYGGYNVQSGQMVYGGEADVNYAGNDSHSSGRSVTQGVNGSVRGRVGVDLNPVLLYGTAGVALGNAKLRTAAGADDKTLVGWTAGAGAETFVTDNVTARVEYRYTDYASKDFRAGGTSVSSGYDEHSVRLGMGVKF, from the coding sequence ATGCGTACGCTGACCACCACCCTCATGGCTTCGGCCATGGCTCTCGTTGCCTTGCAGGCCGCCCACGCCGCAGACGTCGTCGAAGAGGTTCCGGCTGCCCCGGCTGCCGAATATACCGAACCGGTGACAAAGGATTGGTCGGGCGCCTATGTTGGCGGCACTGCGAGCTGGCATCACGGCGAAGCCGATGCGACCGGCGGGAACACCTCCGCCGGTTTCGGCGGCGGTCTCTATGGCGGCTACAACGTTCAGAGCGGCCAGATGGTCTACGGCGGTGAAGCCGACGTGAACTATGCCGGAAACGACTCCCACTCCAGCGGTCGCAGCGTCACACAAGGCGTCAATGGTTCGGTCCGCGGACGCGTCGGTGTCGATCTGAATCCGGTCCTGCTTTACGGCACCGCCGGTGTTGCTCTGGGCAATGCCAAGCTTAGAACAGCGGCCGGTGCCGACGACAAGACCCTTGTTGGCTGGACAGCCGGTGCCGGCGCCGAAACCTTCGTGACGGACAACGTCACGGCGCGCGTCGAATACCGCTACACGGATTACGCTTCCAAGGACTTCCGCGCCGGCGGTACCAGCGTCTCCTCCGGCTACGACGAGCACAGCGTGCGCCTCGGTATGGGTGTCAAGTTCTGA
- a CDS encoding glutathione S-transferase, producing the protein MKILYSPASPYSNKVRMAAHHIGIAAESVLTDTNANPPELIGNNPLGKIPTLITADGKAIYDSRAIMHFLDRETKGKLYPKNAAKRTEVEIFEALCDGICDSLLAIVYEKRFHPPEKVHQPWIDRQWEKVERGLDYLNANLPKTGGKLNAGHFALAALLRYIELRFAGEWQKGRPKLKNWPAKFEKYFPDYSKFKA; encoded by the coding sequence ATGAAGATACTCTATTCGCCTGCCTCCCCCTATTCGAACAAGGTCCGCATGGCCGCGCACCATATCGGCATCGCCGCGGAAAGCGTGCTGACGGACACCAACGCCAATCCGCCTGAACTGATCGGCAACAATCCGCTGGGCAAGATTCCGACCTTGATTACCGCGGACGGCAAGGCGATCTACGACAGCCGGGCGATCATGCATTTCCTCGACCGCGAAACGAAGGGCAAGCTTTATCCGAAGAACGCAGCCAAGCGCACCGAAGTAGAAATCTTCGAGGCGCTTTGCGACGGCATCTGCGACAGCCTGCTTGCAATCGTCTACGAAAAGCGCTTTCACCCGCCGGAGAAGGTGCATCAACCCTGGATCGACCGCCAATGGGAAAAAGTCGAGCGTGGGTTGGATTACCTGAACGCCAACCTGCCCAAGACCGGCGGCAAGCTCAACGCTGGACATTTCGCGCTAGCAGCCCTGTTGCGCTACATCGAACTGCGTTTCGCCGGCGAATGGCAGAAAGGGCGACCGAAGCTCAAGAATTGGCCGGCGAAGTTCGAGAAGTACTTTCCCGACTATTCCAAATTCAAGGCATGA
- a CDS encoding ribonuclease T2 family protein, translated as MTAVKRLLPALVAVLTIAACSDDSAERTAPHSGTGATKTAAAAPVPVGKGFDFYVLSLSWSPTWCGNNDPSGKSDQCETGSRRGFIVHGLWPQNEKGYPEYCPTRQSDRVPEALGRQYLDLIPSMGLIGHQWRKHGTCSGLSQADYFAVARAARERVTIPPELASTEGSRDVPVSTIEAALIAKNPGMTPETIAVTCEARLLEEIRICFDKTLKFTACPGVDRQACRRDAVSLPPAP; from the coding sequence CTGACTGCTGTGAAAAGGCTGCTGCCGGCGCTCGTCGCCGTTCTGACGATCGCCGCCTGCAGCGATGACAGTGCAGAGAGAACCGCCCCGCATTCCGGAACCGGCGCCACGAAGACTGCCGCGGCAGCTCCGGTTCCCGTCGGCAAGGGCTTCGACTTCTACGTCCTTTCCCTGTCCTGGTCGCCCACCTGGTGCGGCAACAACGATCCCTCCGGGAAGTCCGATCAATGCGAGACCGGCAGTCGCCGTGGCTTTATCGTGCACGGGCTCTGGCCACAAAATGAAAAGGGCTATCCGGAATATTGCCCGACGCGGCAATCCGATCGCGTCCCGGAGGCGCTCGGCCGGCAATATCTCGACCTCATTCCCTCGATGGGACTGATCGGCCATCAGTGGCGCAAGCACGGCACCTGCTCGGGCCTCAGCCAGGCGGACTATTTTGCCGTGGCGCGCGCCGCGCGCGAACGGGTGACGATCCCGCCGGAACTTGCATCGACGGAAGGATCGCGCGATGTCCCCGTGTCGACGATCGAAGCCGCGCTGATCGCGAAAAATCCCGGCATGACGCCGGAGACGATCGCTGTTACCTGCGAAGCCAGGCTTCTTGAAGAGATCAGAATCTGCTTCGACAAGACACTGAAATTCACGGCGTGCCCGGGAGTGGATCGCCAAGCCTGCAGAAGGGATGCGGTTTCTCTGCCCCCTGCCCCATGA
- a CDS encoding 23S rRNA (adenine(2030)-N(6))-methyltransferase RlmJ: protein MNYRHIYHAGNFADVLKHAVLARLITYLKQKDKAFRVLDTHAGIGLYDLSSEEAQKTGEWRDGIGRLLDAELPAPIAAILEPYLSAVRNLNPDGGLTHYPGSPKLVRMLFRPQDRLSAMELHPDDYETLHRQFDGDFQSRITHLDGWLALGAHLPPKEKRGLILVDPPFEIEGEYERLVDGLAKGYRRFAGGIFCLWYPLKKGAPIKDFHAALKVLEIPKMLCVELSVRSDRDTTGLAGSGLIIVNPPFTLKGELDILLPFLKTQLTQDRFASARCFWLRGEAPLNPGP from the coding sequence ATGAACTACCGGCACATCTATCACGCAGGCAATTTCGCCGATGTCCTGAAACATGCGGTGCTGGCGCGGCTTATCACGTACCTCAAGCAAAAGGACAAGGCCTTTCGGGTGCTCGACACGCATGCCGGCATCGGGCTCTATGACCTTTCGAGCGAGGAAGCGCAGAAGACCGGCGAATGGCGCGATGGCATCGGCCGATTGCTCGACGCTGAGCTTCCTGCCCCGATTGCCGCGATCCTCGAACCTTATCTCTCCGCCGTCCGCAACCTCAATCCCGACGGCGGCCTCACCCATTATCCCGGCTCACCGAAACTCGTGCGCATGCTGTTCCGGCCGCAGGACCGGCTTTCGGCGATGGAACTGCATCCGGACGATTACGAGACGCTGCACCGCCAGTTTGACGGCGACTTCCAGAGCCGCATCACCCATCTCGACGGCTGGCTGGCGCTCGGAGCCCACCTGCCGCCGAAGGAAAAGCGCGGCCTCATTCTCGTCGATCCTCCGTTCGAGATCGAGGGTGAATACGAGCGGCTGGTCGACGGCCTTGCAAAGGGATACCGCCGCTTCGCCGGCGGCATCTTCTGCCTCTGGTATCCGCTGAAGAAAGGTGCGCCGATAAAGGACTTTCACGCGGCGCTGAAGGTGCTGGAGATTCCGAAAATGCTCTGTGTGGAACTTTCGGTGCGCAGTGATCGCGACACGACCGGGCTTGCCGGATCGGGGCTCATCATCGTCAACCCACCCTTCACGTTGAAAGGTGAGCTCGATATCCTGCTGCCCTTCCTGAAAACACAGCTGACGCAGGATCGCTTCGCTTCGGCCCGCTGCTTCTGGCTGCGAGGTGAAGCGCCTCTCAATCCGGGGCCTTGA
- a CDS encoding molybdopterin-containing oxidoreductase family protein, producing MPYRKAMNVATPIKAEKSIGYSVCPHDCPSACALEVDLTAEGQIGRLRGAAGNSYTAGVICAKVARYAERIYHPDRLMVPQRRTGAKGEGNWQEISWEAALDEIADQFVKAEQKHGSEAVWPYFYAGTMGQVQRDSIERLRHAKRYSGFFGSICTNMAWTGFTMATGALRGPDPREMAKADCVVIWGTNAVATQVNVMTHAVKARKDRGAKIVVIDVYENPTVKQADMGLVLKPGTDAALACAVMHIAFRDGYADRAYMAKFADDPAGLEAHLKTRGPEWASAVTGLSVEEIEAFAKLVGTTPRTYFRLGYGFTRQRNGSVAIHAAASVATVLGSWQHEGGGAFHSNNDIFKLDKRELLGSAFHDPDIRMLDQSQIGRVLTGDAEALRHRGPVTALLIQNTNPANVAPEQRLVKQGFLRGDLFVAVHEQFMTDTARLADIVLPATMFLEHDDLYRGGGHQHILIGPKIVEPPPTVRTNLFVIEELAKRLGVADRTGFGLTEQQHIDQLLANYGIGYERMKEEKWLDCQPAFEEAHFLNGFGHPDGKFRFKADWTGTPAPNRPPKSMGPQGPYGRLPEFPDHVDLIEVADERHPYRLATSPARSFLNSTFSETPSSIQKEGRPEAMIHAEDAAALGIAEGDVVMLGNERGEVRLHAKIGGGARRGVVIAEGIWPNGAHLDGEGINVLTGADAVAPYGGAAFHDNRVWVRRA from the coding sequence ATGCCATATAGAAAAGCCATGAACGTTGCGACCCCTATCAAAGCAGAAAAATCGATCGGCTACTCCGTCTGTCCGCACGACTGTCCGTCCGCCTGTGCGCTTGAGGTCGATCTCACGGCCGAAGGCCAGATCGGCCGCCTGCGCGGCGCGGCCGGAAACAGCTACACGGCCGGTGTCATCTGCGCGAAGGTCGCGCGCTATGCCGAGCGCATCTATCATCCCGACCGGCTGATGGTGCCGCAGCGCCGCACCGGCGCCAAGGGCGAGGGCAACTGGCAGGAAATTTCCTGGGAAGCAGCGCTCGACGAGATTGCCGATCAATTCGTCAAAGCCGAGCAGAAGCACGGCTCGGAAGCGGTCTGGCCCTATTTCTACGCCGGCACCATGGGACAGGTCCAGCGTGACTCCATCGAGCGGCTGCGCCACGCCAAGCGCTATTCCGGCTTCTTCGGCTCGATCTGTACCAACATGGCCTGGACCGGCTTCACCATGGCGACGGGTGCCTTGCGCGGTCCCGACCCGCGCGAGATGGCCAAGGCCGATTGCGTCGTGATCTGGGGCACCAATGCGGTCGCGACGCAGGTCAACGTGATGACCCATGCGGTCAAGGCGCGCAAGGACCGCGGCGCCAAGATCGTCGTCATCGACGTTTACGAGAACCCGACCGTCAAGCAAGCCGATATGGGGCTCGTGCTGAAACCGGGCACAGATGCCGCGCTTGCCTGCGCCGTCATGCATATCGCCTTCCGCGACGGCTATGCCGACCGCGCCTACATGGCGAAATTCGCCGATGATCCCGCGGGCCTCGAAGCGCATCTTAAGACACGGGGCCCCGAGTGGGCCTCCGCCGTCACCGGCCTGTCGGTGGAGGAGATCGAGGCCTTCGCCAAGCTCGTCGGGACGACGCCCAGGACCTATTTCCGCCTGGGCTACGGCTTCACCCGCCAGCGCAACGGCTCCGTCGCCATCCATGCGGCGGCTTCGGTCGCAACGGTGCTCGGCTCCTGGCAGCACGAGGGCGGCGGCGCGTTCCATTCGAACAACGACATCTTCAAGCTGGACAAGCGCGAACTCCTCGGTTCCGCATTCCACGATCCCGACATCCGCATGCTCGATCAATCGCAGATCGGCCGTGTGCTGACCGGCGATGCCGAGGCGCTGCGCCATCGCGGCCCCGTGACGGCGCTCCTCATCCAGAACACCAACCCCGCCAATGTCGCGCCCGAGCAGCGACTGGTGAAACAGGGTTTCCTGCGCGGCGACCTCTTCGTTGCCGTGCACGAGCAGTTCATGACGGACACCGCCCGCCTCGCCGACATCGTCCTGCCTGCAACCATGTTCCTCGAGCACGACGATCTTTATCGCGGCGGAGGCCACCAGCACATTCTCATCGGTCCGAAGATCGTTGAGCCCCCGCCGACCGTGCGCACCAATCTCTTCGTCATCGAGGAGTTGGCAAAGCGCCTCGGCGTTGCCGACCGCACCGGCTTTGGGCTCACCGAACAGCAGCACATCGATCAACTGCTGGCCAACTACGGCATCGGTTACGAGCGCATGAAAGAGGAGAAGTGGCTCGATTGCCAGCCGGCTTTCGAGGAGGCGCATTTTCTCAACGGCTTCGGGCATCCGGACGGCAAGTTCCGCTTCAAGGCCGATTGGACCGGCACGCCCGCACCCAACCGGCCGCCGAAATCGATGGGCCCGCAGGGCCCGTACGGCAGGCTGCCTGAATTTCCGGACCATGTCGATCTGATCGAAGTGGCCGACGAACGCCATCCATACCGGCTGGCGACCTCCCCGGCGCGCTCGTTCCTGAACTCGACCTTCTCCGAAACGCCGTCGTCCATTCAGAAGGAGGGACGACCGGAGGCCATGATCCACGCCGAAGATGCGGCTGCGCTCGGCATTGCCGAGGGCGATGTCGTCATGCTCGGCAACGAACGCGGCGAGGTCCGGCTCCATGCGAAAATCGGCGGCGGGGCACGCCGCGGCGTCGTCATCGCCGAAGGGATTTGGCCGAACGGCGCCCATCTCGACGGCGAAGGGATCAATGTCCTCACCGGTGCCGACGCCGTCGCGCCCTACGGCGGCGCGGCTTTCCACGATAACCGGGTCTGGGTGCGTCGGGCCTGA